One Myxococcales bacterium genomic region harbors:
- a CDS encoding methyltransferase, which produces MTPEDHRAALEAKLGEPITLDALSGAWNILQRKRGHRHSTDDVLTAYYAWVHGPKVDHALDLGTGIGTVGLLVLHGLGEGAHLTCVEAQEISFTQLLANLAMNGLEGRVSPMYGDLREARFERTFDLVTGSPPYFDVSAGIVPQDSQKAHARFELRGTVADYALAAERALSHAEHARFVFCFPTAQKARAFDGLHAAGFSAIAHRDVVPREGLTPLFSLFACKRGTHEEVAEPPLVVRTPDGEHTAEMRAVRRHFGFVVPEP; this is translated from the coding sequence GTGACCCCCGAAGATCACAGAGCCGCACTCGAGGCGAAGCTCGGCGAGCCCATCACCCTCGACGCCCTCTCGGGCGCGTGGAACATCCTGCAGCGCAAGCGCGGCCACCGGCACTCCACCGACGACGTGCTCACCGCGTACTACGCGTGGGTCCACGGGCCGAAGGTCGACCACGCGCTCGACCTCGGCACGGGCATCGGCACCGTCGGCCTCCTCGTGCTCCACGGGCTCGGCGAGGGCGCGCACCTCACGTGCGTCGAAGCCCAGGAAATCAGCTTCACGCAGCTCCTCGCGAACCTCGCGATGAACGGCCTCGAGGGCCGCGTGTCCCCGATGTACGGCGATCTGCGCGAGGCCCGCTTCGAGCGCACCTTCGACCTCGTCACGGGCAGCCCGCCCTACTTCGACGTCTCGGCCGGCATCGTCCCGCAAGACTCGCAGAAGGCCCACGCGCGCTTCGAGCTCCGCGGCACCGTCGCCGACTACGCGCTCGCCGCCGAGCGGGCCCTCTCGCACGCGGAGCACGCGCGGTTCGTGTTCTGTTTCCCCACGGCGCAGAAGGCCCGCGCGTTCGACGGTTTGCACGCCGCAGGCTTCTCGGCCATCGCCCACAGGGACGTCGTGCCTCGCGAGGGCCTTACGCCGCTCTTCTCGCTCTTCGCGTGCAAGCGTGGCACACACGAAGAAGTCGCCGAGCCCCCCCTCGTGGTGCGCACACCCGACGGCGAGCACACCGCCGAGATGCGGGCCGTGCGTCGGCATTTCGGCTTCGTCGTGCCCGAGCCTTGA
- the metH gene encoding methionine synthase, protein MTSPLEKLLQERIVIIDGAMGTTIRTYNMTEADIRATRFADSKKDLLNNGDLFSLTQPKMICDIHRRFLEAGADIIETNTFGATSITQSEFFVDDPREHGGRKDPEFYQRIIEDKFLDALAYEINLESARQCRKMADEVANKDGKRRFVAGAIGPLTVSLSNSPDADDAGFRVCTFDQVKAAYVRQVRALVEGGVDTLLVETIFDSLNAKAAIVAIEEVFAEDKISLPIQISAAVGRGGETMISAQTVEALWNAVKHVKPLSIGLNCSLGPDLMYPFLSELSEKAQVAISCYPNAGLPNPLSPTGFDLEPADMGRFLGEFASAGLVNIAGGCCGNTPEHIAAIAKALEGRHPREIASISKVGAQVPADLEPGPVKPLRLSGSLPFTQQPGIFMMIGERTNVAGSPKFAKLIKEGKYEEAVAIARQQVENGANVIDICMDEGMIDGPSAMHRFLSLLASEPEVAKVPFMIDSSKWEVIVAGLKCLQGKGIVNSISLKEGEAKFREQARTILQYGAAVVVMAFDEQGQAATYEDKIRICKRAYDILVEEGIAPEDIIFDPNVLTVATGIEEHDNYAVDFIEATRWIKKNLPHAKVSGGISNVSFSFRGNNHVREAMHSAFLFHAIRAGLDMGIVNAGMLEVYEEIAPELRELVEDVLLNRRKDATERLVDFGEKLKAAQAGAGPAEKKEEEWRKGTVEERLSHALVKGIDTYIDADTEEARAKLGRPLLVIEGPLMDGMSVVGDLFGAGKMFLPQVVKSARVMKKAVAYLTPFMEAEKAEAAARGELQKSQGKIVLATVKGDVHDIGKNIVGVVLACNNYEVIDMGVMVPCEKILEKAKEVSADVIGLSGLITPSLDEMTHVAREMERQGFSIPLLIGGATTSRAHTAIKIAPHYKHPVVHVLDASRAVPVTTSLLSTEGKAAFVAQHDEDYAALRRMHAGPKHTLVSLEEARTARASLPFTPATVAKPKKTGVTVLDDVSVATLRPYIDWTPFFHTWELKGVYPRIFENAAYGDQAKKLFDEANELLDALEKSKLLTSKAVYGIFPANAVGDDVELYTDETRAKVLTTFHFLRQQTAREPGKPHTALSDFVAPKGMANDYLGAFAVTSALGLDAEVKRLKAAHDDYAAILLEAVADRLAEALAEYVHECARKDWGFGEGEGLSKADLLEEKYRGIRPAAGYPACPDHTEKGPLWELLGVEERIGMKLTESFAMWPTSSVSGLYFAHPDARYFTLGKIGKDQVDDYHTRKGMTVREVERWLAPNLGYDPS, encoded by the coding sequence ATGACCAGCCCTCTCGAGAAGCTCCTCCAAGAACGCATCGTGATCATCGACGGCGCGATGGGCACCACCATCCGCACCTACAACATGACCGAGGCCGACATCCGCGCCACACGCTTCGCGGACTCGAAGAAGGACCTGCTCAACAACGGCGACCTCTTCTCGCTCACGCAACCAAAGATGATCTGCGACATCCACCGGCGCTTCCTCGAGGCCGGCGCGGACATCATCGAGACGAACACCTTCGGCGCGACGAGCATCACGCAGAGCGAGTTCTTCGTCGACGATCCGCGCGAGCACGGCGGGCGCAAGGACCCCGAGTTTTACCAGCGAATCATCGAGGACAAGTTCCTCGACGCGCTCGCGTACGAGATCAACCTCGAGTCGGCGCGGCAGTGCCGAAAGATGGCCGACGAGGTCGCGAACAAAGACGGCAAACGGCGCTTCGTCGCGGGCGCGATCGGGCCGCTCACCGTGTCGCTCTCGAACTCGCCCGACGCCGACGACGCGGGCTTCCGCGTGTGCACGTTCGACCAGGTGAAGGCCGCGTACGTGCGCCAGGTGCGCGCGCTCGTCGAGGGCGGCGTCGACACGCTCCTCGTGGAGACCATCTTCGACTCGCTGAACGCGAAGGCCGCGATCGTCGCGATCGAGGAGGTGTTCGCCGAGGATAAAATCTCGCTCCCCATCCAGATCTCGGCGGCCGTCGGGCGCGGCGGCGAGACGATGATCTCGGCGCAGACGGTCGAGGCGCTGTGGAACGCGGTGAAGCACGTGAAGCCGCTCTCGATCGGCCTGAACTGCTCGCTCGGGCCCGACCTCATGTACCCGTTCCTCTCGGAGCTCTCCGAGAAGGCCCAGGTGGCCATCTCGTGCTACCCGAACGCCGGGCTCCCTAACCCGCTCTCGCCCACGGGCTTCGATCTCGAGCCGGCCGACATGGGCCGCTTCTTGGGCGAGTTCGCGAGCGCCGGCCTCGTCAACATCGCGGGCGGCTGCTGCGGCAACACACCCGAGCACATCGCGGCCATCGCGAAGGCCCTCGAGGGTCGCCATCCCCGCGAGATCGCTAGCATTTCGAAGGTTGGGGCTCAGGTCCCGGCGGACCTCGAGCCCGGGCCCGTGAAGCCGCTCCGCCTCTCCGGCTCTCTCCCGTTCACGCAGCAGCCCGGCATCTTCATGATGATCGGCGAGCGCACCAACGTGGCCGGGTCGCCGAAGTTCGCGAAGCTCATCAAAGAGGGCAAGTACGAAGAGGCGGTCGCCATCGCGCGCCAGCAGGTCGAAAATGGCGCCAACGTCATCGACATCTGCATGGACGAGGGCATGATCGACGGCCCGTCGGCGATGCACCGGTTCCTCTCGCTGCTCGCGAGCGAGCCCGAGGTGGCCAAGGTGCCCTTCATGATCGACTCCTCGAAGTGGGAGGTCATCGTCGCGGGGCTCAAGTGCCTTCAGGGGAAGGGCATCGTGAACTCGATCTCGCTCAAGGAGGGCGAGGCCAAGTTCCGCGAGCAGGCGCGCACGATCCTCCAGTACGGCGCCGCCGTCGTCGTCATGGCGTTCGACGAGCAGGGCCAAGCGGCCACGTACGAGGACAAAATCCGCATCTGCAAGCGCGCGTACGACATCCTCGTCGAGGAGGGCATCGCCCCGGAGGACATCATCTTCGACCCGAACGTGCTCACCGTGGCCACGGGCATCGAGGAGCACGACAACTACGCGGTCGACTTCATCGAGGCGACGCGCTGGATCAAGAAGAACCTGCCCCACGCCAAGGTGAGCGGCGGCATCTCGAACGTGAGCTTCTCGTTCCGTGGGAACAACCACGTGCGCGAGGCGATGCACTCGGCCTTCCTCTTCCACGCGATCCGCGCGGGCCTCGACATGGGCATCGTGAACGCGGGCATGCTCGAGGTGTACGAGGAGATCGCGCCCGAGCTCCGCGAGCTCGTCGAGGACGTGCTCTTGAACCGCCGCAAAGACGCGACCGAGCGCCTCGTCGACTTCGGCGAGAAGCTCAAGGCCGCGCAGGCCGGAGCGGGCCCCGCCGAGAAGAAAGAAGAGGAGTGGCGCAAGGGCACCGTCGAGGAGCGCCTCTCGCACGCGCTCGTCAAGGGCATCGACACCTACATCGACGCCGACACCGAGGAGGCTCGCGCGAAGCTCGGGAGGCCGCTGCTCGTCATCGAGGGCCCGCTCATGGACGGCATGAGCGTCGTCGGTGATTTGTTCGGCGCCGGGAAGATGTTCCTGCCTCAGGTGGTGAAGAGCGCGCGGGTCATGAAGAAGGCCGTGGCGTACCTCACGCCCTTCATGGAGGCCGAGAAGGCCGAGGCCGCCGCGCGCGGGGAGCTGCAGAAATCGCAGGGCAAGATCGTGCTCGCGACGGTGAAGGGCGACGTGCACGACATCGGCAAGAACATCGTCGGCGTCGTGCTCGCGTGCAACAACTACGAGGTCATCGACATGGGCGTCATGGTCCCGTGCGAGAAGATCCTCGAGAAGGCGAAGGAGGTCTCGGCCGACGTGATCGGGCTCTCGGGCCTCATCACGCCCTCGCTCGACGAGATGACCCACGTGGCGCGCGAGATGGAGCGGCAAGGGTTCTCGATCCCGCTGCTCATCGGCGGCGCGACCACGAGCCGCGCGCACACCGCCATCAAGATCGCGCCCCACTACAAGCACCCCGTGGTGCACGTGCTCGACGCGAGCCGCGCCGTCCCCGTGACGACGAGCCTGCTCAGCACCGAGGGCAAGGCCGCGTTCGTCGCCCAACACGACGAGGACTACGCGGCGCTGCGCCGGATGCACGCCGGCCCGAAGCACACGCTCGTCTCGCTCGAAGAGGCCCGCACGGCGCGCGCGTCGTTGCCGTTCACGCCGGCGACCGTCGCGAAGCCGAAGAAGACGGGAGTCACCGTGCTCGACGACGTGAGCGTCGCCACGCTGCGCCCGTACATCGACTGGACGCCGTTCTTCCACACGTGGGAGCTCAAGGGCGTCTACCCGCGCATCTTCGAGAACGCGGCGTACGGCGATCAGGCGAAGAAGCTCTTCGACGAGGCGAACGAGCTGCTCGACGCGCTCGAGAAATCCAAGCTCCTCACGAGCAAGGCCGTCTACGGGATCTTCCCCGCGAACGCCGTGGGCGACGACGTGGAGCTCTACACCGACGAGACGCGCGCGAAGGTGCTCACGACGTTCCACTTCTTGCGTCAACAGACCGCGCGTGAGCCCGGAAAGCCGCACACGGCGCTCTCGGACTTCGTCGCGCCGAAGGGCATGGCGAACGACTACCTCGGCGCCTTCGCCGTGACGAGCGCGCTCGGGCTCGACGCCGAGGTGAAGCGCCTGAAGGCCGCGCACGACGACTACGCGGCCATCTTGCTCGAAGCCGTGGCCGATCGCCTGGCCGAAGCGCTCGCCGAGTACGTGCACGAATGTGCCCGAAAGGACTGGGGTTTCGGCGAGGGTGAGGGACTCTCGAAGGCCGACCTGCTCGAAGAGAAGTACCGCGGCATCCGCCCCGCCGCGGGCTACCCGGCGTGCCCCGACCACACCGAGAAGGGTCCCCTTTGGGAGCTGCTCGGCGTCGAAGAGCGCATCGGGATGAAGCTCACCGAGTCGTTCGCGATGTGGCCGACGTCGAGCGTGAGCGGGCTCTACTTCGCTCACCCCGACGCCCGGTACTTCACCCTCGGCAAGATCGGGAAGGACCAGGTCGACGACTACCACACGCGCAAGGGCATGACGGTGCGCGAGGTCGAGCGTTGGCTCGCGCCGAACCTCGGGTACGATCCGAGCTAA
- a CDS encoding metalloregulator ArsR/SmtB family transcription factor yields MNLSQTVGTLNLLGDESRVRLCALLRAQELSVSELVRVTGLAQSRVSTHLARLREGGFVKDRRDGPHAFYVLSESGLSGATRAVLDELLSADDPQLAADNERLAALLDARRGALPSAFAGELERHYSPGRTWASLAFGLSALLDLGDVLDVGSGDGSVAALVAPHTRRLVCVDTSARMVEAARERLQGFPHVSARVADATTLPFAEGTFDTALLFHTLTYAERPAAVVGECARVLRPGGRLVVLSLEAHERSDVTAAYGERHPGFTPAALGRMLAKPGLSVKSCAVVTREAKKPHFSVVLGLAEKPGRALNKPDKKKKSP; encoded by the coding sequence ATGAACCTGAGCCAGACCGTAGGCACGCTCAACCTGCTCGGCGACGAGAGCCGCGTGAGGCTGTGCGCGTTGCTCAGGGCGCAGGAGCTCTCGGTGTCGGAGCTCGTGCGTGTGACGGGGCTCGCGCAGTCGCGGGTGAGCACGCACCTCGCGAGGCTCCGCGAAGGGGGATTCGTGAAGGACCGCCGAGACGGCCCGCACGCGTTCTACGTGCTCTCGGAATCGGGCCTCTCGGGCGCGACACGGGCTGTGCTCGACGAGCTCTTGAGCGCGGACGATCCGCAGCTCGCGGCCGACAACGAGCGCCTCGCGGCCCTGCTCGACGCGCGTCGCGGAGCGCTGCCGAGCGCCTTCGCGGGGGAGCTCGAGCGGCACTATTCGCCCGGGAGGACGTGGGCCTCGCTCGCCTTCGGGCTGTCGGCGCTGCTCGACCTCGGGGACGTGCTCGACGTGGGCTCCGGAGACGGCTCGGTGGCCGCGCTCGTCGCGCCCCACACGAGGCGCCTCGTGTGCGTGGACACGAGCGCGCGGATGGTCGAAGCCGCCCGCGAGCGGCTCCAGGGCTTCCCCCATGTCTCGGCGCGCGTCGCCGACGCGACCACCCTCCCCTTCGCCGAGGGCACCTTCGACACGGCGCTCCTCTTCCACACGCTGACGTACGCCGAGCGGCCGGCCGCCGTGGTGGGCGAGTGCGCGCGGGTGCTCCGCCCGGGTGGCCGCCTGGTCGTGCTCTCGCTCGAGGCCCACGAGCGGAGCGACGTGACCGCCGCGTACGGCGAGCGGCACCCTGGTTTCACCCCCGCGGCGCTCGGTCGAATGTTGGCCAAACCGGGCCTTTCGGTGAAATCGTGCGCGGTCGTCACGCGCGAGGCCAAAAAACCCCACTTTTCCGTGGTACTCGGGCTCGCCGAGAAGCCCGGGCGCGCCCTCAACAAGCCCGACAAGAAGAAGAAATCGCCATGA
- a CDS encoding M3 family oligoendopeptidase, giving the protein MEPTWDLSSYFPSFESPATRAFIDTLAEDATRALTRAENLAALSEDTLDAWVGLVLAYEDLVARYGHVSSYVNCLASADAENEAYSVAEGELGKTGATLQKISGELRRMLGPTTEDELAAFSRDARLQNATHFLAQLRVEAKKRMPAPLEALAADLGTDGITGWGRLYDTVSAKLAFELVRPDGTRETVPMAQRRSLMADPDRRVRKAAFEGGNRAWEGVVDVTAAAVNRIAGTRLSLYARRGVSHFLDVALHDAGISRATLDAMNAAVEKGRPLARRGLLVKAKAMGLPAIAWYDLEAPLPLPDAERISWERGVELVQRAFGAAYPDLRAFFDHALTSRWIEAEPRRGKRPGAYCTGSDVTGEPRVYMTYQGSLGDVSTLAHEIGHAFHHHVLRDTRVLARQYPMTLAETASTFAESVLSAGLLAEPGITDATRAQLLGEVAGDAAAFLLDVPTRFLFETRFYEERAKGEVPASRLSTLMRDAQREVFGEALSEGDEDPLFWSSKLHFFIPDLSFYNFPYTFGFLLSRGLFARFREEGPAFLPRYESFLRKTGGALAHEVAKDSIGEDLESEAFWSRAIATLEAPITELEALLPKVVTIP; this is encoded by the coding sequence GTGGAACCGACCTGGGATCTCTCTTCGTATTTTCCGTCGTTCGAGTCGCCCGCGACCCGCGCCTTCATCGACACCCTCGCGGAGGACGCGACCCGCGCCCTCACCCGGGCCGAGAACCTCGCCGCGCTCTCGGAGGACACCCTGGACGCCTGGGTGGGGCTCGTCCTCGCGTACGAGGATCTCGTCGCGCGCTACGGGCACGTGAGCTCCTACGTGAATTGCCTCGCCTCGGCCGACGCAGAGAACGAGGCGTACAGCGTCGCCGAAGGCGAGCTCGGGAAGACGGGCGCGACGCTCCAGAAGATCTCCGGCGAGCTGCGGCGCATGCTCGGACCGACGACCGAAGACGAGCTCGCGGCGTTCTCACGGGACGCGCGCCTCCAGAACGCGACGCACTTCCTCGCGCAGCTCCGCGTCGAGGCGAAGAAGCGCATGCCCGCGCCCCTCGAGGCCCTCGCCGCGGACCTCGGGACCGATGGCATCACGGGGTGGGGCAGGCTCTACGACACCGTCTCCGCGAAGCTCGCGTTCGAGCTCGTCCGCCCCGATGGCACGCGTGAGACCGTTCCCATGGCGCAGCGTCGCTCGCTCATGGCCGACCCGGATCGCCGCGTACGAAAGGCCGCGTTCGAGGGCGGGAATCGCGCGTGGGAGGGCGTCGTCGACGTCACCGCGGCGGCCGTGAACCGGATCGCCGGCACGCGCCTCTCGCTCTACGCGCGCCGCGGGGTCTCCCATTTCCTCGACGTCGCGCTCCACGACGCGGGCATCTCGAGGGCCACGCTCGACGCCATGAACGCCGCGGTCGAGAAGGGCCGTCCGCTCGCGCGCCGTGGGCTGCTGGTGAAGGCCAAGGCCATGGGGCTCCCGGCGATCGCTTGGTACGATCTCGAGGCGCCGCTCCCGCTCCCCGACGCCGAGCGCATCTCGTGGGAACGTGGCGTCGAGCTCGTCCAGCGAGCCTTCGGCGCGGCCTACCCCGACCTCCGCGCCTTCTTCGATCACGCGCTCACCTCGCGCTGGATCGAGGCCGAGCCCCGCCGTGGAAAGCGCCCCGGCGCCTACTGCACCGGCAGCGACGTGACCGGCGAGCCGCGGGTCTACATGACGTACCAGGGCTCGCTCGGCGACGTGTCCACCCTCGCCCACGAGATCGGCCACGCGTTCCACCACCACGTGCTCCGCGACACGCGGGTGCTCGCGCGCCAATACCCGATGACCCTCGCCGAGACGGCCTCTACCTTCGCGGAGAGCGTGCTCTCGGCGGGCCTCCTCGCCGAGCCCGGCATCACCGACGCGACGCGCGCGCAGCTCCTCGGCGAGGTCGCGGGAGATGCCGCGGCCTTCTTGCTCGACGTGCCCACGCGCTTCCTCTTCGAGACGCGTTTCTACGAAGAGCGCGCGAAGGGAGAGGTGCCCGCGAGCCGCCTCTCGACCCTCATGCGCGACGCGCAGCGCGAGGTCTTCGGCGAGGCGCTCTCCGAGGGCGACGAGGATCCGCTCTTCTGGTCGTCGAAGCTGCACTTCTTCATCCCGGATCTCTCGTTCTATAACTTCCCGTATACCTTCGGGTTTTTGCTCTCCCGAGGCCTCTTTGCTCGCTTCCGCGAGGAGGGGCCGGCGTTCCTCCCTCGTTACGAGTCCTTCCTTCGCAAGACCGGCGGCGCGCTCGCCCACGAGGTCGCGAAGGACTCGATCGGCGAGGACCTCGAGTCGGAGGCGTTCTGGTCGCGCGCGATCGCGACGCTCGAGGCCCCCATCACCGAGCTCGAGGCGCTGCTGCCCAAGGTCGTCACGATCCCGTGA
- a CDS encoding alpha/beta fold hydrolase: protein MSRSEITTALSVLALGVGLVTGCAPPPLVHGEVSHPTTRDGWPLTVERFRPSSSGTIPRKKRPVVLCHGLLSNRAYFKLDGPRSLPLVLAREGFDVYVVDLRGRPDAGKPGWYFGAHTYDYDIDDYVAYDVDAILTHVSATAGTTGVAWVGHSMGGIVAYARAGTFHDARIERLVTVGSPGFMSPASKNLLVGYKARGALRLIPAVPAESASQVEAWTGLPLSARTVRDTLYADEDWTHDEYRLLLRYAVNDASPGELRQFSAALEDGEMKTRDGRVSYSKNIANVAVPALLFGGRRDALADPLVVRRVYDTLASADKSLVIAGRAEGFTVDYGHADMLVGENASREIFPTITRWLTEHDGP, encoded by the coding sequence GTGTCTCGTTCTGAGATCACGACGGCCCTGTCCGTCCTCGCGCTCGGGGTGGGCCTCGTCACCGGGTGCGCGCCGCCTCCGCTCGTTCATGGAGAGGTCTCTCACCCGACCACGAGAGATGGCTGGCCGCTCACGGTCGAGCGCTTCCGCCCCTCGTCGAGCGGCACGATCCCCCGAAAAAAGCGGCCTGTCGTGCTCTGCCACGGGCTCCTCTCGAACCGCGCCTACTTCAAGCTCGACGGCCCGCGATCGCTCCCGCTCGTGCTCGCGCGCGAGGGGTTCGACGTCTACGTGGTCGACCTGCGGGGCCGCCCCGACGCGGGCAAGCCCGGGTGGTACTTCGGCGCGCACACGTACGACTACGACATCGACGACTACGTCGCGTACGACGTCGACGCGATCCTCACGCACGTGAGCGCCACCGCGGGCACGACAGGCGTCGCGTGGGTAGGGCACAGCATGGGCGGCATCGTCGCGTACGCGCGCGCGGGCACCTTCCACGACGCGCGCATCGAGCGCCTCGTCACCGTGGGCTCGCCTGGCTTCATGTCCCCCGCGTCGAAGAACCTGCTCGTCGGCTACAAAGCTCGAGGCGCGCTCCGCCTCATCCCCGCGGTGCCCGCCGAGAGCGCCTCGCAGGTCGAGGCATGGACGGGCCTCCCGCTGTCGGCGCGAACCGTGCGAGACACCCTCTACGCCGACGAGGACTGGACCCACGACGAGTACCGCCTGCTCCTTCGGTACGCCGTGAACGACGCGTCCCCCGGCGAGCTCCGGCAGTTCTCGGCCGCGCTCGAGGACGGCGAGATGAAGACCCGCGACGGCCGCGTGTCGTACTCGAAGAACATCGCGAACGTGGCGGTGCCCGCGCTCCTCTTCGGCGGGCGGCGCGACGCCCTCGCCGATCCGCTCGTCGTGCGCAGGGTGTACGATACGCTCGCAAGTGCCGATAAGTCCTTGGTAATCGCCGGAAGGGCCGAGGGCTTCACGGTCGACTACGGGCACGCCGACATGCTCGTCGGAGAGAACGCCTCGCGCGAGATCTTCCCCACGATCACGCGCTGGCTCACGGAGCACGACGGCCCATGA
- a CDS encoding trypsin-like peptidase domain-containing protein, producing the protein MPPPKPPAPVVAKKAPEPVREKIAPRTCAARTKLAKLLGHAEAPPPAVIAEVEQAEDVPAPPPSAASNTRGASNQAYRAVAPATVLVRADKGFGTGVVIDPKGYVLTNYHVVADGRKKDFVITVDVTFGDLTSTGRMNRQAKSYEAEVVKVDPVRDLAIIKVKDAPAKLVAAKLAKGSPQIAERVMSVGHAGIGFLWAAKACSVASVGERQQDSSIIAGMDCTHPDPALPPDQAKRQKVACEEQKKRMTEALSSKTQGLAVQTDCAITHGDSGGPLVNMAGEIVGLNQSITVDAATASFHVHLEELREFTTKYGDAGIAVLPDPYCDGGFDPTLEDLDLDGVKESLVAKGGGGIFGGYDRMSLLINLDQSKVQPNMDPAAGFDAEIAMLTNRDGTYVWYDTDGDSTFDVLVFDKDSDGTPENAYRIDASGRIREDKEVLPSHDLSGKLVKEPALRARLGKIALAIGGSKFVSQRTLAAASSSEQTVPDPFIAAGTDGRAVDTDGNGKGDVALIRGAFSRVSLIDADERSLGALKPGDSAESLLKAKKVDAEVAIVVQGSTVWALYDTNADAKFDLALTSKGTDGLVATGAFRIGDGGKLTPAADQLGRKLLRPGLVGMPRAVSALRSLSTDIAPDEALGSLPAVVPERAVFRPKELKGVAANTVAEAFAFPWIVQLFDVDKSTKLPPKTELREVVAGGKFDAEVAVVKRLGTDGATTWVYYDTDNDGKYDLVLYLPPDAKAPTQAYRVVKKDAGFALEVDASALAGAPIRHKTIFKDKALGAKWKTVAAATFKPEYVEP; encoded by the coding sequence GTGCCTCCTCCGAAGCCGCCGGCCCCGGTCGTCGCCAAGAAAGCGCCCGAGCCCGTCCGCGAGAAGATCGCTCCGCGCACGTGTGCGGCCCGCACGAAGCTCGCGAAGCTGCTCGGGCACGCCGAGGCGCCGCCGCCCGCCGTGATCGCCGAGGTCGAGCAGGCCGAAGATGTCCCCGCGCCACCGCCGAGCGCCGCGTCGAACACACGGGGTGCGTCCAACCAGGCCTACCGCGCGGTCGCCCCGGCCACCGTGCTCGTCCGCGCCGACAAGGGCTTCGGCACGGGCGTCGTGATCGACCCGAAGGGCTACGTGCTCACGAACTACCACGTGGTCGCCGATGGCCGAAAAAAGGACTTCGTCATCACGGTGGACGTGACCTTCGGCGACCTCACGTCGACGGGGCGCATGAACCGGCAAGCGAAGAGCTACGAAGCCGAGGTCGTCAAGGTCGACCCCGTCCGTGACCTCGCCATTATCAAGGTCAAAGACGCGCCCGCGAAGCTCGTCGCCGCCAAGCTCGCCAAGGGCTCGCCCCAGATCGCCGAGCGCGTGATGTCGGTCGGCCACGCGGGCATCGGCTTCCTCTGGGCCGCCAAGGCGTGCAGCGTGGCCAGCGTCGGCGAGCGCCAGCAAGACTCGAGCATCATCGCCGGGATGGACTGCACGCACCCCGACCCGGCGCTCCCCCCCGACCAAGCCAAACGCCAGAAGGTCGCCTGCGAAGAGCAGAAGAAGCGCATGACCGAGGCGCTCTCATCGAAGACCCAAGGCCTCGCCGTCCAGACCGACTGCGCCATCACGCACGGCGACAGCGGCGGGCCCCTCGTGAACATGGCGGGCGAAATCGTCGGCTTGAACCAGAGCATCACGGTCGACGCGGCCACCGCTTCGTTCCACGTGCATCTCGAGGAACTGCGCGAATTTACTACGAAATACGGTGATGCGGGCATCGCGGTGCTGCCCGACCCGTACTGCGACGGCGGCTTCGACCCCACCCTCGAGGACCTCGATCTCGACGGCGTGAAAGAGTCGCTCGTGGCCAAGGGAGGCGGCGGCATCTTCGGCGGCTACGACCGCATGAGCCTCCTCATCAACCTCGATCAGAGCAAGGTCCAACCGAACATGGACCCCGCGGCCGGCTTCGACGCCGAGATCGCCATGCTCACGAACCGCGACGGCACGTACGTCTGGTACGACACCGACGGAGACTCGACCTTCGACGTGCTCGTCTTCGACAAGGACAGCGACGGCACCCCCGAGAACGCCTACCGCATCGACGCGTCCGGCCGAATTCGCGAGGACAAGGAGGTGCTCCCCAGCCACGATCTCAGCGGGAAGCTCGTCAAGGAGCCGGCCCTCAGGGCGAGGCTCGGCAAGATCGCCCTCGCGATCGGCGGCTCGAAATTCGTGTCCCAGCGCACGCTCGCGGCGGCGAGCTCCTCGGAGCAGACCGTCCCCGATCCGTTCATCGCGGCCGGTACCGACGGGCGCGCCGTCGACACCGACGGCAACGGCAAGGGCGACGTGGCGCTCATTCGAGGCGCGTTCAGCCGCGTGAGCCTCATCGACGCCGACGAGCGCTCCCTCGGCGCGCTGAAGCCCGGAGATTCGGCCGAGTCGCTCCTCAAGGCGAAGAAGGTCGACGCCGAGGTCGCGATCGTCGTTCAAGGCTCTACCGTCTGGGCGCTCTACGACACGAACGCCGACGCCAAATTCGATCTCGCGCTCACGTCCAAGGGCACCGACGGGCTCGTCGCGACGGGCGCGTTCCGCATCGGCGACGGAGGCAAGCTCACACCTGCCGCCGACCAGCTCGGGCGAAAGCTGCTCCGCCCCGGGCTCGTCGGCATGCCCCGCGCGGTTTCGGCCCTGCGCTCGCTCTCGACGGACATCGCGCCCGACGAGGCGCTCGGCTCGCTCCCGGCCGTGGTGCCCGAGCGCGCCGTGTTCCGCCCGAAGGAGCTCAAGGGCGTCGCCGCCAACACCGTGGCCGAGGCCTTCGCGTTCCCCTGGATCGTGCAGCTCTTCGACGTGGACAAGAGCACGAAGCTCCCTCCCAAGACCGAGCTCCGCGAGGTGGTCGCGGGCGGCAAGTTCGACGCGGAGGTCGCCGTCGTGAAGCGCCTCGGCACCGACGGCGCCACCACGTGGGTCTACTACGACACCGACAACGACGGAAAATACGACCTCGTGCTCTACCTCCCGCCCGACGCGAAGGCCCCCACGCAGGCCTACCGTGTCGTGAAGAAGGACGCGGGCTTCGCCCTCGAGGTCGACGCGTCCGCGCTCGCCGGCGCGCCCATTCGCCACAAGACGATCTTCAAGGACAAGGCCCTCGGAGCCAAGTGGAAGACCGTCGCCGCGGCCACCTTCAAGCCCGAGTACGTAGAACCCTGA